The genomic DNA CGCTCATTGTGTGCTGAATTTACCGCCCCACGGAGGGGTAATCGGGTATGGAGTAAGCCCCGTTGACTCATCGCAATCCCATGTCTCCGTGAAGCAGAGGAAGAAGTTCTGCTGGTTAAAGGAGTACTCGCATGCCGGAACAACAACGTCCTCCTCAACAACAAACAAGACAACCGGGCATTGAGTCCGAGATGGCGCCTCGCCCAAAAACGGAGAACCGCGTGCATCATGGCACGGGTAAACTGAACGGCAAGGTCGCGCTCATCACCGGCGGCGACAGCGGCATCGGACGAGCCGTCGCAGTCGCCTTTGCCCGCGAAGGAGCGGATCTTGCGATTGCTTATTTGGATGAGCACAAGGACGCGGAAGAAACCAAACACATGGTCGAGCGGGAGGGCCGACGCTGTATGACCATCGCCGGGGACGTCGGGAGCCATGAACATTGCATGCAGGCCGTGCGCACCGTCCTGCGGGAACTGAGGCAGTTGGACATCTTGGTCAACAATGCCGCGTATCAGCAACCGCAAGACGGTCTCGACAAGATCACGCCGACTCAGTTGGAGCGGACGTTTCGCACGAACATCTTCTCCTATTTCTTCATGGCGCAGGCGGCCTTTCCGCACCTTGCGGAAGGCGCGAGCATCATCAATACGACGTCCGTGACCGCCTATAAAGGAAGCCCACATCTATTGGACTACTCCTCGACCAAGGGCGCCATCGTGTCGTTCACCAGATCGTTGGCCTTGGCTCTATCCGAGAAGAAAATCCGCGTCAACGGCGTGGCGCCCGGTCCGATCTGGACGCCGTTGATCCCGTCGACATTTCCGCCGGACAAAGTCGCCACCTTCGGATCAGAGGTCCCGTTGAAACGCGCGGGCCAACCGGAAGAAGTGGCGCCTTGTTATGTGTTTCTCGCGTCGCAGGACGCCTCGTACATGACGGGACAGGTGTTGCATCCAAACGGAGGAACCGTCGTGAACGGTTAGCAGGATGTTGAGGGCCTCAAACACATTCAGAAAGGAGAGACCTATGCCGAAGCGTGATTCGAGCCAACCCAAAGCGAAAACGTCTCCCAAAAAGAAATCCGCCGATGCGATACAAATGCTGAAAGACGATCACCGTAAAGTCGAAGCGCTCTTTGAGCAATTCCTGGGAGAAGAAAGCGGAAAGAAGCAGCAAATCGCGCAACAGATTTTTCATGAACTGGAGGTGCACAGTACCTTGGAAGAGGAGCTCTTTTACCCGGCGCTGCAGACCCAAGGCAACCCCGAAGAACTCGGCTCGCTCGAACAGGGGGAAGAGCTCGAGGGAGAAGAGACGATAGATGCATCGAAACCGGACGAGGGAGCGGGCATAGAAGACATAGAAGAGGACGAAACCGACGAAACCGCGGAAGAAATCGCCGAAGATATGATCGCCAACGCGTACGACGATCACCGTGTCGTTCGGGACATGATCGCCGAGCTCAGAAACAACGACGCGTCAAGCCCGGAGTTCCGGCAGAGCATGATCGAATTGCAGCAGACGGTGGCGGATCATGTGTCCCAAGAAGAAGACGAGCTGTTCCCCCAAGCTCAACTCAACATGGATACCAAGACGATCGGCGTGCAAATGCAGCAACGAAAGCAGGAGATTCTTTCCGCCGCCGCCTGAGTCGGCTTGACCCGGCCGCCGTGCGGATCTCGCGCGGCGGCCTAGCGGCGAATCCACCATTGCAGCAGAAGCACTCATGAATGATGTGGGCTAAGCCTTGCTGGACAGAGGCAGCTTGTCTCTTCGGGGAGAGCCGGACCGTTTGCCTTTGGAAAACAACGCGCGACTGATCGACTCGTACAGCTCTTCGGTCACGGACCCCTTCGACACGAAGGCGGCCGCGCCGGCCTTCGTCATCGCATCGATGATCTGGCGATCGTCATGGACCGACAACCCGACGATGGCGATTTCAGGATAGTCTTGGTGGATCCGGCTTGTCGCCGTCACCCCGTCCATCACGGGAAGATTCACGTCCATGAGCACGACATCGGGCCGCAGCTGCGCCGTCAATTCGACGGCCTGCTCGCCGTCGGATGCCTCTCCGATCACCCGCAAGTTCTCATGTCCGTCCAGAAGACTCTTGATCCCGCGACGGACCATGATATGGTCATCGACGAGAAGCACGCGGACCATTGATTGTTCCGGCAAGGGTTGCGTGGTGAGTCCGGAACGTCGGTCAGGATGGCCGGCGGGCTTGAGATCGGAGAGCTCCTCCTTAAGGGGTTCGCGCAGTTCCGGAGCGGCGGGAGGCCAATAGGGCAGAATCATGGAGGCCCGCGTTCCATGGCCGGGCGTGGAATTGATTTCAAACCGACCCCCCATTGCCTGCATCCGTTCATCGATGCTGAACAGCCCGAATCCGGATGACCCACGCTCGGGAGCGGCGATCGCCGTATGATCGAACCCCTGTCCGCTGTCCGTGACCGTAATGTGCAGTTCAGTGGGGGTGGTGGCCACCGCCACAATCGCGCGATTCGTGTCCGCATGTTTCACGATGTTGAGCAGCAATTCTCGAACGGATTGAAAGACCAAAATCGCTTGATCGTCCGGGAGATTGATCCGGTCCGCTCCGACCTGCACATCCACGGTCAGTCCATGGGTACGCATGTGTTCGGACAACCATTGGAAGGCATGAGACAATCCGAATTCTTGCAACGAGGGCGGCGCGAGGTCGGCAATGAGCGTGCGTGTATACCGCAGGGATTCGTCGAAAATCTGATCTAATTCGGCGAGCAGCGTCGTTCCCGGCTCCTTCGCGACACAGGCCACGGCTTGCCGCAGCTTCATGCGTCCCGCGACGAGCAATTGAGCCAAATAGTCGTGGAGATCGCCGGCGAGCTTGCGCCGCTCCCGCTGCTCCGTCAACGTCAAATCGCTGGCGAGCGCGCGCAACCGTTCTTGAGAACGTATGAGTTCCTCGGTCCTCGTCTGGAGGGCGGCATGGGCGGCCTGATTGTCGTCGCGCAACCGCTTCTTCTCGAGCACTTGTCCCACGGCGGATCCCAACCGTTCGATGCGATCCTTCATGACGTAATCCGCCGCGCCATGGTGCAACAAGGCGACGGCTTGCTCTTCGCCGATGGAGCCCGACACGATGACGAAGGGAATATCGAGTTTGCGCTGCTGCAGACAGGTGAGGGCCCTCATCGCGTCAAAAGACGGCATCGAATTGTCGGAAAGAATCAGGTCATATGGCCGATCGAGACACTCCAGCAATGACTCTTCCGTCTCGACGCGATCCCAGACCAGATCGAATCCGGCGTGTTTCAATTCACGCACCATCAATTCGGCATCCGTGTCCAAATCTTCCAGCAGCAACACTCGCAAGGGCTGACCCATACGACCTCCCGCATCGGGCACATTCCTCAGATTGATCACTCCGGCCTCTGATTAAGGATCATCCAGTACAGATTCAATTGCTTCACGGCCTCGACGAATTGATGGAAATCCACCGGCTTCACGATATAGCTGTTGACGCCCAACTCGTAACTCTTGATCACGTCCTGTTCCTCACGCGACGACGTCAACATGACGACGGGAATGGATTTCGTCCGGTCATCGCTCTTGCAGCGGCGAAGGACTTCCAGCCCGTCGACTTTCGGTAATTTGAGGTCCAAGAGAATCAATTTCGTTTGCCTGCATGGGCTCCGATCCGCATAGGATCCCATACCGAACAGGCAATCCAACGCTTCCGCGCCGTCCCGCGCCACATGAATATGATTGGCGAAATGATACTGCCGGAAGACCCGCAGCGTCAGCTCCGCGTCCTCCTCATTATCCTCAACCAACAAGACCGAGATGTTGTCCGGCACCGTTCTGTTCATGAACGCTCTCCAGCGTGAAATAAAATGTCGCGCCTTCGTCCAGTTTTCCATCGGCCCACACCCGGCCCCCGTGGCGATGGACGATCCGATGCACAAGAGCCAGCCCCACCCCGGTCCCCTCGAAGTCCTCCGCTCGATGCAGCCGCTGAAATACTCCGAATAGTTTGCCCACATATTGTTGATCGAATCCCACTCCATTGTCTCGAATCCAATAAACCACGCTGCTCGGCTGCTGCTCATCCCGGTGCCATCCGATCTCGATCCGGGCAACTTGGCGTGGGCGGGAGTATTTCCAGGCATTGGAGAGGAGGTTGACCCATACCTGCTTGACCAGGCGGCGATCGGCCAGGCATTTGGGCAGATCATCGACAATCAATTCCACGGATCGATCCGGATCCTGTCGCCGTAGTTCGACCCACGTTTCGAGAATAACCCGCCGGATATCCACCGCCTGCCGATCGAGCACCGATCGGGACAGGCGTGAAAACTCCAGCAGGTCGTCGATCAGCTCGCCCATGCGCCCGGCGCTTTTTTGGATGACGTTCAGACATCGCTGCGCCTCCTGAGGCAAGGATGGGCCGAAGTCCTCGACCAACATCTTGGCGAATCCGTTGATTGATCGTAACGGCGCGCGCAGGTCATGCGACACGGAGTAACTGAACGCTTCCAGCTCCTTGTTGGCCTCCCGTAGCGCGCGCTCGGCCGATTTCCGTTCCGTGATATCACGGGCGATGGAGGAGATGCCGAGAATCGTCCCGGCGGCGTCCATAATCGGCGAGATCGTCAAGGACACGTCTATCGCGCGCCCGTTTTTATGACGTCGCACGGTTTCCCGTTGTTCGACGCGCTCGCCCGATCGAATACGGTCGAGAATTTGCGCTTCCTCCTCCACACGATCGGGAAACAGCAGGCGAGTCACCGGTTGCCCGATGATTTCTTTCGCCTGGTACCCGAACAGCCGTTCGGCGCCGCTGTTCCATGTCGTAATGATCCCATCCAGCGTTTTGCTGAGGATGGCATCGGTCGAAGACATGACGATGGCGGCGAGCCGAGCCGTGGCTTTTTCAGCTCGCTTTCGTTCCGTCACATCGCGAATGACGACGGCGTGAGACCCTGCTTGCTCATCCCGGAGCGCGGTGATCGTGATATTCGCGATGAACCGCGTGCCGCTTTTTTTCATCATCTGCCGATCCATATCGGTTCGCGCCGCCAGTCCCGCCGCCGCCTCAGTCGCCTGTTGCAAGTCGTTCTCAGGCCGGCATAATTCGACATCGCCCGGAGCATACAAGCGCGTGTAGGGTTGGCCGAGGATCTCTTCGCCGCGATAACCCGTCAGACGCTCCGCTCCAATGTTCCAGGTGGCCACTTTGCCGTCCGCGTCCACCAAGAAAATCGCGTAATCTTCAATCCCCTCGACCAACTGTCGGAATCGCTCCTCGCTCTGCCGCCTGGCCTGTTGCTGGGCCCATTCTCGAAGTCGAAACAATTCGACGAACGCGTCCACTTTGTGCCGGAGAATGTCGGGCTGGACCGGCTTGACTAAATAATCCACGGCCCCGCTCGAAAGCCCTCGCACGACGTGTGCATCCATCGTGTCGACGCCCGACAGGAAAATGATGGGAGTGAAGCGGGAACGGTCCCGTTTCCGAATCAATGCGGCCAATTCGAAACCATCCATCTGCGGCATCCGGACGTCGAGAACAATGACCGCGCAATCATGGCGCAACAGATGCCGCAACGCGTCCTGACCCGTTTGCGCGGTCAGGACCGTGCGGCCGGGACCTTCGAGGAGAGACGCCATGGCGAGGAGAATGCCGGGGTCGTCATCGACGAGCAGAATAGGCGCGGGAATTTCGTTCAGCGCGGAGTCGTCCCCGGTGGACGCGGGCATTTTCCTGGACCAATTCATCGACGCCTCGGACATGATCGTCAGATCCTCGCTTTTTTCTTACCGAAGAGCCAGATGCGCATGAGGGCGAGCAGCTCTTCCGTATTCACCGGTTTGGCGATGTAATCGGACGCTCCCGCCTGCAGGCACCGCTCCCGATCTCCCTTCATGGCCTTGGCCGTCAATGCCAAAATCGGGAGCAACTGATGCGCCGGGTTGCTGCGAATGCGGCGGATCGTCTCATATCCGTCCATTTCCGGCATCATGATATCCATGAGAACCATATCGAGGTCCGGATCCGACTCGACCAGTTCGATCGCTTCCCGGCCTGTTTCGCAACTCGTGACGGCCATGCCGTGCAGCTCGAGCAAGCTCGTGAGCGCGAAGATGTTGCGGACATCGTCGTCCACGACCAAGATTTTCTTCGCGATGAGCGAGTCGTCGCTCTGCCGTACCCGTTGAAGCATCGCCCTCTTCTCCGGCGCCAATTGTGCCGTGAGGAGATGGAGGAAGAGCGTCGCTTCGTCCAGCAACCGTTCCGGAGACTGCACGCCTTTGAGCACGATGCTTTGGGACAAGTCCCGAAGCCGCAGTTCCTCTTCGCCGGTCAATTCCTTTCCGGTGAACACGATGACCGGCACATCCCGCAGCGAGGATTCTTGGCGGATGCGCTCCAGGATGTCGAATCCCGACATATCCGGCAGCCGCAAATCGAGCACAACCGTGTCGAACGGTCGGCTCGTCAGCGCGCGCCAAGCCTGTGCGCCGTCCGCGGCCGTCTCGATATCCACCTCGTCATGTCCGAGGAGCAGCGACAAACTGTGGCGTTCGATCTCATTGTCCTCCACGAGCAACAACCGCTTGCGGCGCGGTTGCGTAAAGGCGACCAATCGATCGAAGGCCTTTCCCAATTCTTGCGTCGTCGACGGTTTCAAAATATAGGCATAGGCCCCATGGCCTAATCCGTGTATCCGCTCTTCCTCGACGGTCAGGATCTGAACCGGGATGTGACGTGTCTCCGGCTCCTGCTTCAGGTGGCTCAACACCGTCCAACCCAACATGTCGGGAAGAAAGATATCGAGCGTAATGGCCACAGGGTTATATTGACGGGCCAATGGCAGCGCCGAGCGACCGTGCGCGGTCACGATCCCCTTGAAGCCTTTCTCGCGGACCAAACCCAGCAGCACTCTCGCGAAGTGGGGATCGTCTTCCACGATCAGAATGGTCGGTTCGCCGGGGACCAACGTGTCACGGTCATCGGGGATGTCGTCGAATCGCTCGGCCTGTTGGACCAGCACTTGTTGGACCAGCGACGAAGCCTGCCGGCTCAAGCGGGCCTCTTCGCGAAGGGAACCGACGGCGTCTCCCATGTATGTTTCAGGGAGATACAGCGTGAACGTGCTCCCTTCGCCCGGCACGCTGTTGAGCCGGATTTCCCCTCCCAGCAGCATGGCCAATTCCCGGCTGATGGCGAGGCCCAGACCGGTGCCTCCGTACCGCCGGCTGGTGCCGGCTTCGGCTTGTTGAAACGCCTCGAAGATGATCTTTTGTTTTTCTTGCGGGATGCCGATGCCGGTGTCTTGCACCTCGAACGCAATCACGGAGGGGACGCCGGTGAGAATCTGATGATCCACACTCCACCCGGCGATCGCCCGCCTGATGCGGAAGGTCACGTGTCCGTGCGACGTGAACTTGAAGGCATTGGACAACAAATTCTTCAACACCTGCTGCAGCCGCTTGAAATCGGTGACCATGTTCCGGGGAAGCGTCGCGTCGATCTCCACGCGGAACGCCACATGCCGCGACTCGGCCACATGCCGAAAGCCGCGCTCCGCCGCTTCGCGAATCCTCGCGAACAACACCTGTTCGGGCTCCACCGTGACGGTGCCCGATTCAATCTTGGAGAGATCGAGAATATCGCTGATCAAATTGAGCAAATCCGCGCCGGCGGCATGGATATTCTTGGAAAATTCCACCTGCTTCGCGGTGAGATTGCGTTCAGGGTTGTCGCCGAGCTGCTGCGCGAGAATGAGGATGCTGTTGAGCGGTGTTCTCAACTCATGCGACATGTTGGCGAGGAACTCCGACTTATACTTGGAGGCGAGGGCGAGCTCACCGGCTTTTTCCTCCAAGGCAAATCTGGCTTGCTCGATCTCGCGATTCTTCCGTTCGACTTCGGCGTTCTGCTCCGCCAACTGTTGCGCTTTGTTGGCCAATTCTTCGTTGGTTTGCTGAAGCTCCCGCTGCTGCGTTTGCAGTTCGCCCGCCAATTTTTGGGATTGTTGCAGCAATCCCTCGGTTTTCATCGTCGCTTCGATCGTATTCACGACGACCCCGATGGTTTCGGTCAATTGCCCGATCAGCGCCAACTGTGCCGGCGTAAATTCCGACAGGGAGGCCAATTCGATGACCGCTTTGGTCTGTCCTTCGAACAGCACGGGCAACACGACCAGCGTCCTCGGGGCGGCATTTCCCAGACCGGATCGGATGGTCACGTAGTGTGAGGGAATGTCGGTCAGCAGCAGCCGGCGTTTTTCCAACGCACACTGGCCCACCAAGCCGTTTCCGAGAGGAATATCGCACACCGTGTCCAGCGGTTCACCGGACGCATAGCTCGCCAACGGTTTGAGCGCCGACGTACCGTTCATCGTTTCCATTTGATACACGACACCGTACTGGGCGTTCACGAGCTGCGTCAACTCCGACAACAACATCTGTCCCACGGTGACCAAGTCCCGCTGGCCTTGCATC from Nitrospira sp. includes the following:
- a CDS encoding Oxidoreductase, short-chain dehydrogenase/reductase family, giving the protein MPEQQRPPQQQTRQPGIESEMAPRPKTENRVHHGTGKLNGKVALITGGDSGIGRAVAVAFAREGADLAIAYLDEHKDAEETKHMVEREGRRCMTIAGDVGSHEHCMQAVRTVLRELRQLDILVNNAAYQQPQDGLDKITPTQLERTFRTNIFSYFFMAQAAFPHLAEGASIINTTSVTAYKGSPHLLDYSSTKGAIVSFTRSLALALSEKKIRVNGVAPGPIWTPLIPSTFPPDKVATFGSEVPLKRAGQPEEVAPCYVFLASQDASYMTGQVLHPNGGTVVNG
- a CDS encoding Two-component transcriptional response regulator, LuxR family yields the protein MPDNISVLLVEDNEEDAELTLRVFRQYHFANHIHVARDGAEALDCLFGMGSYADRSPCRQTKLILLDLKLPKVDGLEVLRRCKSDDRTKSIPVVMLTSSREEQDVIKSYELGVNSYIVKPVDFHQFVEAVKQLNLYWMILNQRPE